The following proteins are encoded in a genomic region of Deltaproteobacteria bacterium:
- a CDS encoding CoA transferase, giving the protein MTSMSDFAAGPLSGVRVLDLSRVIAGPYVGRLFRDMGAEVIKLEPPTGDESREIAPKHDRGGSWMFTFTNVGKRSIALDLGKPGASDVLLALARVCDAVIENFRPGVLERLGLGWERLHAENPRAVLLSINGFGSDSKLRDRRAYAPIVHAATGLLRDRGQLGQAPAQPRNAFADVLSGLHGAVALLAALRVSEATGVGEHVEVAMFDATLASHSESGNVLLDPPDDRSMNPVYPAGAHGFVAIAGAESHVWVTLSRMYASELEDPATAEPDLETRSRKRQAAIAAWMARQPTLDGLLEKLTRAKLACAPVVTPREALSSELARERELLTRVDDRRGGRRPVVRPPARFSSSRNEIRGPAPLPGEHGPELLHELLGWDDAKIAALRSSGILVTHDTAKTGG; this is encoded by the coding sequence TTGACGTCGATGTCGGACTTCGCGGCTGGTCCGCTCTCGGGCGTGCGCGTGCTCGACCTCTCGCGCGTGATCGCCGGCCCGTACGTCGGGCGCCTCTTCCGCGACATGGGCGCCGAGGTGATCAAGCTCGAGCCGCCCACTGGCGACGAGTCGCGCGAGATCGCGCCCAAGCACGATCGCGGGGGGTCGTGGATGTTCACGTTCACGAACGTGGGCAAGCGCTCGATCGCGCTCGACCTGGGCAAGCCCGGCGCCTCCGACGTCCTGCTCGCGCTCGCGCGCGTCTGCGACGCGGTGATCGAGAACTTCCGCCCGGGAGTCCTCGAACGGCTGGGGCTGGGCTGGGAGCGGCTCCATGCCGAGAACCCGCGCGCGGTCCTGCTCTCGATCAACGGCTTCGGCTCCGACTCGAAGCTGCGCGACCGGCGCGCGTATGCGCCGATCGTGCACGCCGCGACCGGGCTGCTTCGCGATCGCGGCCAGCTCGGGCAAGCGCCGGCGCAGCCGCGAAACGCGTTTGCGGACGTGCTCTCCGGCCTGCACGGGGCGGTGGCGCTGCTCGCGGCGCTCCGCGTGTCCGAGGCCACCGGCGTCGGCGAGCACGTCGAGGTCGCGATGTTCGACGCCACGCTCGCCAGTCACAGTGAGTCGGGAAACGTGCTGCTCGACCCGCCGGACGACCGAAGCATGAATCCGGTCTACCCGGCCGGGGCGCATGGCTTCGTGGCGATCGCCGGCGCGGAGTCGCACGTCTGGGTCACGCTCTCGCGGATGTACGCGAGCGAGCTCGAAGATCCCGCCACCGCGGAGCCCGACCTCGAGACCCGTTCGCGAAAGCGACAGGCCGCGATCGCCGCCTGGATGGCGCGGCAGCCGACGCTCGACGGTCTGCTCGAGAAGCTCACGCGCGCGAAGCTCGCCTGCGCGCCGGTCGTGACGCCGCGCGAGGCGCTCTCGAGCGAGCTCGCGCGCGAGCGAGAGCTGCTCACGCGCGTCGACGACCGCCGCGGCGGCAGGCGCCCGGTGGTGCGCCCGCCCGCGCGCTTCTCGTCGTCGCGAAACGAGATCCGCGGGCCCGCGCCGCTCCCCGGCGAGCACGGTCCCGAGTTGCTCCACGAGCTGCTCGGCTGGGACGACGCGAAGATCGCGGCGCTCCGCTCGAGCGGGATTCTCGTCACGCACGACACGGCGAAGACAGGAGGTTAG
- a CDS encoding SRPBCC family protein, producing the protein MAKVHVRDAFDAPIDAVWSYFRDFGGVGKWGGGMVKSCTVEGEGVGAVRTIALAQGNPIRERLVQFDDADRSFSYAIIGPRDLPVADYVGSVKLRADGGKRTTIDWIGTFDPAGAPEPDVLRMIEGIYRGGIAAIKAALRA; encoded by the coding sequence ATGGCCAAGGTTCACGTTCGCGACGCGTTCGACGCCCCGATCGACGCGGTCTGGAGCTACTTCCGCGACTTCGGCGGGGTGGGAAAGTGGGGCGGCGGGATGGTCAAGAGCTGCACGGTGGAAGGCGAGGGCGTCGGCGCCGTGCGCACGATCGCGCTCGCGCAGGGCAATCCGATCCGCGAGCGCCTGGTACAGTTCGACGACGCCGACCGCAGCTTCAGCTACGCGATCATCGGCCCGCGCGACCTGCCCGTCGCCGACTACGTCGGCAGCGTGAAGCTCCGCGCCGACGGCGGCAAGCGAACGACGATCGACTGGATCGGCACCTTCGACCCCGCCGGCGCCCCGGAGCCCGACGTCCTGCGCATGATCGAGGGCATCTACCGAGGCGGCATCGCGGCGATCAAGGCCGCGCTGCGAGCGTGA